The proteins below come from a single Zea mays cultivar B73 chromosome 8, Zm-B73-REFERENCE-NAM-5.0, whole genome shotgun sequence genomic window:
- the COAC1 gene encoding mitochondrial carrier protein CoAc1, with amino-acid sequence MSSSQESTFTSASAAAQVNASALDLLPVYAKELIAGGAAGAFAKTAVAPLERVKILLQTRTEGFQSLGILQSLRKLWQYEGIRGFYKGNGASVLRIVPYAALHYMTYEQYRCWILNNSASSIGTGPVVDLLAGSAAGGTAVLCTYPLDLARTKLAYQVSNVGQTGNALGNSGQQQTYNGIKDVFKTVYKEGGARSLYRGVGPTLIGILPYAGLKFYIYEDLKSQVPDDYKDSVILKLSCGALAGLFGQTLTYPLDVVRRQMQVQSKQSQNSSDGFRIRGTFQGLLLIIRCQGWRQLFAGLSLNYVKVVPSVAIGFTTYDMMKALLGVPPRERVHASGGNK; translated from the exons ATGAGTTCCTCACAAGAATCCACCTTCACCTCGGCCTCAGCGGCTGCACAAGTTAATGCTTCCGCTTTGGACTTGCTCCCGGTCTATGCCAAGGAGCTTATCGCCGGCGGCGCTGCTGGTGCATTTGCAAAGACTGCGGTAGCACCACTGGAGAGGGTCAAGATCTTATTGCAG ACAAGAACTGAAGGTTTCCAGTCCCTCGGGATCCTCCAGTCCTTGAGGAAGCTGTGGCAATACGAGGGAATTCGAGGCTTCTACAA AGGGAACGGTGCAAGCGTGCTTCGGATTGTTCCATATGCAGCATTGCATTACATGACATATGAGCAGTATAGGTGCTGGATATTGAATAATTCTGCTTCATCAATAGGTACAGGGCCTGTCGTTGATCTTTTAGCTGGCTCTGCTGCTGGTGGTACTGCAGTTTTGTGTACATACCCATTAGACTTGGCTAGGACCAAGCTGGCATACCAG GTTTCAAATGTTGGCCAAACTGGTAATGCTTTGGGAAATTCTGGTCAACAACAAACGTATAATGGCATAAAAGATGTTTTCAAGACTGTTTACAAGGAAGGAGGTGCACGATCTTTGTATCGTGGAGTAG GCCCAACTCTTATTGGTATTCTTCCATATGCTGGCTTGAAGTTTTACATATATGAAGATCTGAAATCTCAAGTTCCAGACGATTACAAGGATTCTGTTATACTGAAGCTCTCTTGTGGAGCTTTAGCTGGTCTATTTGGACAAACCCTCACTTATCCACTGGATGTTGTCCGGAGACAAATGCAG GTTCAGAGCAAGCAGTCTCAAAATTCGAGCGATGGCTTCCGTATAAGAGGAACTTTTCAGGGTCTCTTGCTCATCATTCGGTGCCAAGGGTGGAGACAACTCTTTGCTGGCTTGAGCCTTAACTATGTCAAG GTTGTCCCTTCAGTAGCTATCGGTTTCACAACATACGACATGATGAAGGCATTGCTTGGAGTTCCTCCCCGAGAGAGAGTCCATGCGTCAGGTGGTAACAAGTGA